DNA sequence from the Methanococcus maripaludis genome:
TTTAATCCAAGGAAATTTAACATGGAATTTGTGTTTTCAATGTACGGTGCAAATGCACTTTCGTCAGGGTTTGCCTGAACGTAAACTGTAGCAGTTTTAATATTGCTTAATCTCGGGCTGAAATCAGCATTAACTACAGGGTAGAGCCTGTCGAGGAATATTTTTGCCTGTCCAGTAACCTGCCACATGTAAATTGGAGATCCAATAACTAAAACATCTGCTTCTTTTAAGTTTTCTAAAATTTCTGCCATATCATCTTTTTGAGCACATTTAAACTCGGATCTGCAGTGCATACATCCTTTACATCCATTGACATTCATTTTATCAATATCGTATTGAATTACTTCTGCACCGTTTGATTTTGCACCATCTAAAATTTTGTTTATCAATAATGCAGTATTTCCCTGTTTTTTTGGGCTCCCGTTTATTGCAACAACTTTCATAATATCACTTTGTATTATTTTGAATTTGATTTTCATGAGTATTTTTCAAAATAATTGATTTAACTCGATATGGATTTTATTTAATTCACACACTTTTTTAAATAAATATTTTCGTTATTTAAGTTTTCTTTTAAAATAAAAAGAAAAAAAGAATAAATTACTTATCTTCAGGTTTACATTGTCCTTTTTTCATACATTTAACTTCAATGCAGTCCATGCATTTCTTGGTTGCCCAAAATATAATTGAAAAAATAAAGCTGAATAATATTACTAGTGAAGCCATTAAAAGGCCGCAATTATACGGGTCATACATGCTACTCACCTTTAAAGAAAGATTTTAGTTTTCGAATGAAATATTCCCTCATTATTGGATTTTTTAGTATATCGAATAGGGGATTTAAGATTGACTAATCAGTCTAATATTACTTTGTTTTTTTAGTATATATAATTAAGGTATTTAAAAAAATGAGAAAAATTATTTTGCTTTTAAAGCTTATTTTCAAAATAATTGATTTAACTCGATATGGATTTTATTTAATTTATACAAAACTTATGAAGCATTTCGGCAATTACACGAATAGATTTACAACAACGCCAGCAATAATTGCCGATATAATTGTAAATGCTACGTATGATGTAAAGTGTTTAGCTCCAAGAACTATTTTAACGGCACCAAGATTCGTAATTTTTGTTGCAGGGCCAGTTATCATGAAAGCTGCAGCGGCCCCCATACTCATTCCAGAATCTAACCATGCCATAAGTAATGGAATCGTACCACCTCCACAAACATATAATGGCACCCCAATTGTTGCTGCCATCAAAACACCAAATCCTCTTTGACTGCCAAAAAGGTTTGCGAATGCATCAGGGGATACATAATGCTGAAATAATGCTGAAAGCAGGATTCCAATAAGAAAATAGGGCCCTGTTGCTTTGGTATTTCTCCATATGTTTTTTGGTAATCTCAACAACACATTTGGGTCAGCATCTCTGTTTGTAGGTTCTGAAAAGCCGGAAAAATTAAAAAATTTCCGATCCCCAAATAAAAACTGGAGTAATTTCATAGGTCATATATATTTTAGGAGGTTTGGTAACTGTTTTTTGAGTGTTATTAGTATCTGCTTCAGGGAGTTTGGAAGTTTCAATTGTTGTATCATATATAGAACTTTCAATAACTGCGTTACTGGTTGCATTTGTTTGAGTACTGTCTTCGTCAATACATCCAGCAATTAAAGAAAATATTAGTAAGGACCCAAATATGGCAATAATTTGTCGTTTTAGTTTCATGATTTTTTTCCAACACCAATTTTTTCAAGGTATAAAATATTTTCACAAGCCTAAATGTACTTTAATTTCTAATTTTTGACATAATTAAATCAGTAATTTAGTAAGAGTGACTAATCAATCATATTTTAGCTAAAAAAAATTAGTTTTTGACTAGTCCGTTCCAGACTATCTCAAATCCGTCGTCAATAAATTTATTTTTATCTTTAGATAAACCATAGCTTGAAATTACTTGCACTACTGTCCTGCTGTTTTGGTAAAACATTGCAATGACCAGTTCCAAAGGTAATTTTTTGACAGCCCCAGCGGTTACTCCGTCTTCAATGAGTTTATGAATAGTAAAGTACTCCTTCATAACTTCTTCACGCGTAAAATTCGATATGTAAGGCGAATTGCAAAACTGTCCGACAAAAAGAAACTCGTTATAATTATCTAAGCCCCATCTAACTAAATTATCCCATATTTTTTTCAACCTGTCTTTAAAGTTAACCTGTGGTTCGAGGTCTTTGACCATTGTCCGGCTTAAATCCGCTTTTACTTCAAAATACAGGTTGTTTATCAGGTCTTCTTTTGTTGGGAAATAATGGAAGAGTGTACCCGTAGCTACACCTGCTTCTTTTGAAATTTGGGCTGTAGATGTGCCGTGAAACCCACGTTCAGTAAAAAGTTTCAAAGCGGCGTCCATAATCGCTTTTCTTTTGTCTTCAATATTTGCTTTCATATATATCTCATCCTGACTGATTAGTCAATTAAATATACGGTTGTTTTGCTATATAAACTTGACTGATTAGTCAGTGATACATTTTGATGATTTAAGGGTTAGATTAAAATAAAACTTAAATTTATGATTAATCCAAAATTTCGAAAAAAGAAGTTATGGCTTCCAAAATTTTTTTATTTTTTAAATAAATCAAAAAAGGCCAAAAGAAATTAAATAAATTAGAAGTTATTTTTAATATACAATAAAATGAATTGCACCACACTGTCCAGGATAGCTCATAAGTTGGATTATTGAGCTGTACGTGACAGTAGAATTTATTTTAACGTTATTAAGGTCTCCAGAAACTAGTGTATCATTAGTAACTGATACATAGCACAGGCTGTTTTCCCCTTCAACTAAAAATCTATTGTAGTCATTTACAAAATCAATTTCAGTAACTATTCCTGAAGTTACAAATTCTGGAGGGTAGTAAAGTACAGATGATGCGGTCAAAATTGGCGGAAAAGATCGTGTCATAATTCCTGAGTAGTTAATTTCTACCAATCCCCCAACAGAGATATTATCACCTTCATAAATTTCAGGGAATTTAATATCAATACTTTCAGGCACATTTACAACATATTCGCCGTTGCTATTGTTTACCAATAACTTGTAATTTCCATCCGCAACTTCAATGGAGTTTATAACTCCAAAAATTATTTCCGACCCATAATTAGAATCGTTTGTTGAGTTATTGCCAGGTTCTGCATTTTTCTGAAAAATTACAAAACTTCCAGCAATTATGCATAAAAAAACTGCTAAAATTGCAATCATGCTACTTGTTTTAAATTTCATAGTTCACCTCAGAAAGCATAAGTCTGCTTCTTAAATTAGCTTGAATTTCAAAACATATAAAAACGTGGATTTTGTTCGCATTTGGCCGAACAATGATCTAACGTTTAAAACTCGTAAAAATAATGCTATTTATTAATTAAATGTCTTTAATTTAAAGTTACATTTAAATTTTAGATTTTTTTACGTTATTCAATCAATATGACCTATGACATGCATATATTACGTGTAGATTCATTGGATAACTTATCTAAAGTTTAAACGTGATTTTCATTTCAAAAGTGATATATAACGGTAATTAAAAATAAAATTGCAAAAATTCGTTTTAATTTAAAAAGTAAACAGAAGAATCCAAATTAGGAGACTGATATATTAATGTACCGACAAAAACATGCTGATCAAGATTATGCACTGGAAACAGTCCCTTCAGAAAGTAAAAAAGGATTTTTACCAATGTTTGCAATAATGCTTGGATTTACCTTTTTTTCAGCAAGCATGTGGGCAGGCGGAACGATTGGGACAGGTTTGAAATTCCAAACATTTCTTCTAATTGTTTTAATGGGCAATTTATTGCTTGGATTATATACTGGAGCTCTTGCATATATTGGATCAAGTACTGGTCTTTCTACGCACCTTCTCGCAAGATACTCCTTTGGAGAAAAAGGATCTTATCTCGCATCATTTATTTTAGCAATTACTCAAGTCGGCTGGTTTGGTGTTGGTGTTGCAATGTTTTCACTTCCTGTCCACTATGCAACAGGGATTGATTTAAACATTCTACTTTTACTTTCCGGAATTTTAATGACCACAACCGCATATTTTGGAATAAAGTCGCTTACAGTATTAAGTATGATTTCTGTTCCTGCAATAACTCTTCTAGGCATTTACTCAGTAACTGGAGCAGTTAATTCAATTGGAGGAATTTCTGAACTTTTTGCAATTGAACCCGCAAATAACATGGGGCTTGCAGTTGGACTGAGCCTTTGTATTGGTTCATTTATCAGTGGAGGTACACTAACGCCTGATTTTGCAAGATTTTCAAAAAGTAAGTCTATTGGCGTAATTTCAACATTTATTGCTTTTTTTATTGGAAATTCGTTAATGTTTATATTTGGTGCAGTTGGTGCTTCTACATTAGGTCATTCAGATATTTCCGAAGTAATGCTTAAACAAGGGTTAATAATTCCTGCAATTATAATTTTAGGAGTTAATATATGGACTACGAATGATAACGCCCTTTATGCATCAGGCCTTGGTTTCTCAAATATTACAAAAATACCAAAAAAACATGTTGTGATTTTTAACGGGTTAATTGGAACACTTGGGGCATTAATCCTGTACAATAACTTTGTAGGTTGGTTAACCTTGCTTAGCTCCATTATTCCATCCATTGGCGGGATTATCATATCGGATTATTTCATAAATAAACGTCAAAAGTACGCGTCACTTGAAAACATTAAAGTTAAAAAAGTACATTGGAATGCAGTTATTGCGTGGGTATTGGGCATTTTTGCATCGCAATTTTTACCAGGAATTTCGCCAATAAATGCCGTTTTTGGTTCAGCAATTATCTACGTTGTACTTGAAACATTGAGCAAAAATAATATTTAAAAAGTATATTAATCAGTTACTTTCAGATGTTATATATTATCCCAGGTAATCCTATTATTTTTTAGTAATTCTTGATTTTTTAAGACATTTAATAAGTTTTATGGGTTAAGCTTAAAGAATTAATTTCTAAAAAAGTGTTTTTATGCCCCAAATTTAAATTTGATACGGAATTTTAATTTCACTTGGGGGGTGAAAAAATGTCACATTTTAAATTTTAAAATATATTTAAAATTCACTATCGTTAGATTAATCGGGTACATAAAAACATTATTATCATTGATTTATATTATATATAAATAATAGTAATTTAATTGAGAACATAATACATAAATATTATTTTTTACATTATGTCGGGAATGATATAGCAATATCGGAAATATTGATAAATCAGAGGAGTCATTCCGAATCTAATTTTTTTAATTTTACAAAAAAGTCAAAAAAGAAAAATTTTATTTTTTTAATTAAATTATTCAACAACTTTAGGTCCATTTTCTGTCCATTCGACCATGATTGGTCCTTCTGGCAACTCATCCAAAGTTTTAAAGTATTCTAATGCAGCTTGTGTTCCAAGTCTATCAGAACCTGCAATATATACAATAGTATAGCTTTGAACAATTTTTCCAGTGTTGTCTTGAACTTTTAATACCTGAATTATTCCTTTGTTTTCTCCAGGGTAGTCGTTTGAAATTGGCATTTCAAACTGATCGTTGTATTCTTTTGCAAAGCCATTTGCGTTTGGCCCACCAACGATTACTGCATTTCCAGAAATTTTGTAACCGTTTGCATTTTGTATTCTTTCTCTTAATT
Encoded proteins:
- a CDS encoding flavodoxin family protein; translated protein: MKVVAINGSPKKQGNTALLINKILDGAKSNGAEVIQYDIDKMNVNGCKGCMHCRSEFKCAQKDDMAEILENLKEADVLVIGSPIYMWQVTGQAKIFLDRLYPVVNADFSPRLSNIKTATVYVQANPDESAFAPYIENTNSMLNFLGLNVVKSIVKGGVGAPGDVLNHENTLEQAFNIGKKLTE
- a CDS encoding TetR/AcrR family transcriptional regulator — its product is MKANIEDKRKAIMDAALKLFTERGFHGTSTAQISKEAGVATGTLFHYFPTKEDLINNLYFEVKADLSRTMVKDLEPQVNFKDRLKKIWDNLVRWGLDNYNEFLFVGQFCNSPYISNFTREEVMKEYFTIHKLIEDGVTAGAVKKLPLELVIAMFYQNSRTVVQVISSYGLSKDKNKFIDDGFEIVWNGLVKN
- the codB gene encoding cytosine permease; this encodes MYRQKHADQDYALETVPSESKKGFLPMFAIMLGFTFFSASMWAGGTIGTGLKFQTFLLIVLMGNLLLGLYTGALAYIGSSTGLSTHLLARYSFGEKGSYLASFILAITQVGWFGVGVAMFSLPVHYATGIDLNILLLLSGILMTTTAYFGIKSLTVLSMISVPAITLLGIYSVTGAVNSIGGISELFAIEPANNMGLAVGLSLCIGSFISGGTLTPDFARFSKSKSIGVISTFIAFFIGNSLMFIFGAVGASTLGHSDISEVMLKQGLIIPAIIILGVNIWTTNDNALYASGLGFSNITKIPKKHVVIFNGLIGTLGALILYNNFVGWLTLLSSIIPSIGGIIISDYFINKRQKYASLENIKVKKVHWNAVIAWVLGIFASQFLPGISPINAVFGSAIIYVVLETLSKNNI